From one Pseudactinotalea sp. HY158 genomic stretch:
- a CDS encoding adenosine deaminase, whose product MTLDTPPCAELHLHIEGTLEPEMVFALADRNRIRLDSAGPDELAARYAFRNLQSFLDLYYANMDVLRTEDDFADLTSAYVRRAAAGGVRHAEIMFDPQAHTSRGVPLEVSVAGVAHGLRTTAAELGMSTRLIAAFLRDRPEQEAISVLEQLLDQDAPIAAIGLDSAEVGNPPAKFTRLFELARARGLDLVAHAGEEGPPEYVWQAIDLLGVFRVDHGIRSVEDSRLVARLVADRTPLTVCPLSNVRLRAVDSIAAHPLGVMLEAGLNVSVNSDDPAYFGGYVDDNFRAARDGLGLGRDQLATLARNSIASSVLPAGRGGELLAEIDAWAAAPAD is encoded by the coding sequence ATGACCCTCGACACGCCCCCGTGCGCGGAACTGCACCTGCACATCGAAGGCACGCTCGAGCCCGAGATGGTGTTCGCGCTCGCCGACCGCAACCGCATCCGCCTCGATTCCGCCGGGCCGGACGAACTCGCCGCCCGGTACGCGTTCAGGAACCTGCAGTCCTTCCTCGACCTGTACTACGCCAACATGGACGTGCTGCGCACCGAGGACGACTTCGCCGACCTCACGAGCGCGTACGTGCGCCGAGCCGCGGCGGGCGGGGTGCGTCACGCCGAGATCATGTTCGACCCGCAGGCCCACACCAGCCGCGGGGTCCCGCTCGAGGTGAGCGTCGCGGGCGTCGCCCACGGATTGCGGACGACGGCCGCCGAGCTGGGCATGAGCACGCGCCTCATCGCGGCGTTCCTGCGGGACCGGCCCGAACAGGAGGCGATCTCCGTGCTCGAGCAGCTGCTCGATCAGGACGCGCCCATCGCCGCGATCGGTCTCGACTCGGCCGAGGTGGGAAACCCGCCGGCGAAGTTCACGCGGCTGTTCGAGCTGGCCCGGGCGCGCGGCCTCGACCTCGTGGCGCACGCGGGGGAGGAGGGCCCGCCCGAGTACGTGTGGCAGGCGATCGACCTGCTCGGGGTGTTCCGGGTGGATCACGGCATCCGCTCCGTGGAGGACTCCCGGCTCGTGGCCCGGCTCGTAGCCGACCGCACGCCGCTGACGGTGTGCCCGCTGTCGAACGTGCGGTTGCGGGCCGTGGACTCGATCGCGGCCCATCCGCTGGGGGTCATGCTCGAGGCGGGCCTGAACGTGAGCGTGAACTCGGACGATCCGGCCTATTTCGGCGGCTACGTGGACGACAACTTCCGGGCCGCCCGCGACGGTCTCGGCCTCGGACGCGATCAGCTGGCCACGCTGGCCCGGAACTCGATCGCCTCCTCCGTGCTGCCCGCGGGGCGCGGGGGCGAGTTGCTGGCCGAGATCGACGCGTGGGCGGCCGCGCCGGCCGACTGA
- a CDS encoding NAD(P)-dependent oxidoreductase, with translation MKILVPTVIPIEFTPPEGVEDVRYDVREPIPPEHRDAAVLVSWLNPPARLATLAAELPNLAYIQGLMAGTDSLHAAGFAPGVPILGGVGLHDVPVAEHTLALLLAAARRLDQTTLAQQRSEWFRPLSGNQTVKRTGFTQISGARVTIWGFGGIAAVLAGYLSAMGAQVTGVARSAGDRHGHPVVTPDDLPRILPATDALVSILPGTAATDSIISREVFGALPAHAWFVNVGRGSVVDDDALLEALRAGTIAGAALDVFRTEPLPADSPLWAAPNLILTPHSAGGRPQHPGRLIEENLRRHLAGEELLGRTHP, from the coding sequence GTGAAGATCCTCGTGCCCACCGTCATCCCGATCGAGTTCACGCCGCCGGAAGGAGTCGAAGACGTCCGCTACGACGTCCGCGAGCCGATTCCGCCGGAGCACCGCGACGCCGCGGTGCTCGTGAGCTGGCTCAACCCGCCCGCCCGGCTCGCCACGCTGGCGGCCGAGCTGCCGAACCTGGCGTATATCCAGGGGCTCATGGCGGGCACGGACTCCCTCCACGCCGCGGGCTTCGCCCCGGGGGTGCCGATCCTCGGCGGTGTCGGTCTCCACGACGTGCCGGTCGCCGAGCACACCCTGGCGCTCCTGCTCGCGGCCGCCCGCCGACTCGACCAGACCACGCTCGCCCAGCAGCGCAGCGAGTGGTTCCGGCCGCTCAGTGGCAACCAGACCGTCAAGCGCACGGGATTCACGCAGATCTCCGGGGCGCGCGTGACCATCTGGGGCTTCGGCGGCATCGCCGCCGTGCTCGCCGGCTACCTGAGCGCGATGGGGGCGCAGGTCACGGGGGTGGCCCGCAGCGCCGGGGACCGGCACGGCCACCCGGTCGTGACCCCGGATGATCTGCCGCGGATCCTGCCCGCGACCGATGCGCTCGTCTCGATCCTGCCGGGCACGGCGGCGACCGACTCGATCATCTCGCGCGAGGTCTTCGGTGCGCTGCCCGCCCACGCCTGGTTCGTCAACGTCGGCCGCGGCTCCGTGGTCGACGACGACGCCCTGCTCGAGGCCCTGCGCGCGGGCACGATCGCCGGCGCCGCCCTCGACGTGTTCCGCACCGAACCGCTCCCGGCGGACTCCCCGCTCTGGGCCGCGCCGAACCTCATCCTCACCCCGCATTCCGCCGGTGGGCGACCCCAGCACCCGGGCCGGCTCATCGAGGAGAACCTGCGCCGCCACCTCGCCGGGGAGGAGTTGCTCGGCCGCACCCACCCCTGA
- a CDS encoding DUF2530 domain-containing protein: MSETPPSELSPARVNAKAIFLAGIVGWILTIAALAIMRLAGAAPSNRYFLICIAGIVLGSIGYAWAHRMHLIDDAGMSENQEPARDEDSAA, encoded by the coding sequence GTGAGCGAGACCCCTCCCAGCGAGCTGTCCCCGGCCCGCGTCAACGCCAAGGCGATCTTCCTGGCCGGGATCGTCGGCTGGATCCTGACCATCGCCGCGCTCGCGATCATGCGCCTGGCGGGGGCCGCGCCCTCGAACCGCTACTTCCTCATCTGCATCGCCGGGATCGTCCTGGGAAGCATCGGCTACGCCTGGGCGCACCGGATGCACCTGATCGACGACGCGGGCATGTCCGAGAACCAGGAACCCGCGCGGGACGAGGACTCGGCCGCCTGA
- a CDS encoding MarR family winged helix-turn-helix transcriptional regulator → MTTPTQPIRRTEPPLATRLRITLLRTSRRLRNESAGTLPEGHLSVLSALFTHGALSPGELAEREHVRPPSMTRTLQHLEGEGYLERATHPTDGRQVVISLSPAGEEYIRETRRRRDQWLQRRLASLTRDQRAILAQAESILREVID, encoded by the coding sequence ATGACGACCCCCACCCAGCCCATCCGCCGCACCGAGCCGCCGCTCGCCACCAGGCTGCGCATCACCCTGCTGCGCACCTCGCGCCGGCTCCGGAACGAGAGCGCGGGCACCCTGCCGGAGGGGCACCTGTCGGTGCTCTCCGCCCTGTTCACCCACGGCGCGCTCTCACCGGGAGAGCTGGCCGAGCGCGAGCACGTGCGCCCGCCGTCGATGACCCGCACCCTCCAGCATCTCGAGGGGGAGGGCTACCTCGAGCGGGCCACCCACCCCACCGACGGGCGTCAGGTCGTCATCTCCCTCTCGCCCGCCGGCGAGGAGTACATCCGCGAGACCCGGCGCCGCCGCGATCAGTGGCTGCAGCGACGTCTCGCCTCCCTCACCCGCGACCAGCGCGCGATCCTGGCTCAGGCCGAGTCCATCCTGCGGGAGGTGATCGACTGA
- a CDS encoding MFS transporter: MRRIFASLVFYNYRLWFAGALVANIGTWMQRVAQDWVVLTVLTDNSGFAVGVVTALQFIPTVVLTPYAGVIADRFNRRKILVLTQAMLGLLALGLGIFILTGIAELWHVYVFASLLGVVSAFDAPARQVFVSELVPTSQLGNAVSLNSASFNAARLIGPGVAGLGIAVVGPGWIFIINAVSFAGTILAVVVMRASELQPVRKTKRESGQLRAGFDYVRRRTDILVIMVTIFVVSSLALHFQLTSAVIATQVFHRGAGEYGILGSAMAIGSLAGALMAARRSRPRVRLVVISAFGYGISAGLMAIMPTYELFLIMTIPVGFFTLTMMTAANAAIQIGSDPAMRGRVMSLYLVVLFGAKPVGAPLIGGIAEAVGGRWAIGVGAIAAILVAIAAAIWTKRNWGVEVTYSLRTRPHVLLTHPEERELQDQVGVDLAAQQARDRAA; this comes from the coding sequence ATGCGGCGGATCTTCGCCTCCCTCGTCTTCTACAACTACCGGCTGTGGTTCGCCGGGGCGCTCGTGGCCAACATCGGCACCTGGATGCAGCGCGTGGCCCAGGACTGGGTCGTGCTCACGGTCCTGACCGACAACTCGGGGTTCGCCGTCGGGGTCGTGACTGCGCTGCAGTTCATCCCCACGGTCGTCCTCACCCCCTACGCCGGGGTGATCGCCGACCGGTTCAACCGCCGCAAGATCCTCGTGCTCACCCAGGCGATGCTCGGCCTGCTCGCGCTCGGGCTGGGGATCTTCATCCTCACGGGGATCGCGGAACTGTGGCACGTGTACGTCTTCGCCTCGCTCCTCGGCGTCGTCTCCGCCTTCGACGCCCCCGCCCGGCAGGTGTTCGTCTCCGAACTCGTGCCGACCTCCCAGCTCGGCAATGCCGTGAGCCTCAACTCCGCCTCCTTCAACGCCGCCCGCCTGATCGGGCCCGGGGTCGCGGGCCTGGGGATCGCGGTCGTGGGCCCGGGCTGGATCTTCATCATCAACGCGGTGAGCTTCGCGGGAACCATCCTCGCCGTCGTCGTCATGCGAGCCTCCGAACTGCAGCCGGTGCGCAAGACGAAACGGGAGAGTGGGCAGCTCCGGGCGGGATTCGACTACGTGCGCCGCCGCACCGACATCCTCGTCATCATGGTGACGATCTTCGTCGTCTCGAGCCTCGCGCTGCACTTCCAACTCACGTCGGCGGTGATCGCGACCCAGGTCTTCCACCGCGGGGCCGGGGAGTACGGGATCCTCGGCTCGGCGATGGCGATCGGCTCCCTCGCCGGAGCGCTCATGGCGGCGCGCCGGAGCCGGCCGCGCGTGCGACTCGTGGTGATCTCGGCGTTCGGCTACGGGATCTCGGCCGGGCTCATGGCGATCATGCCGACCTACGAGCTCTTCCTGATCATGACGATCCCGGTCGGATTCTTCACGCTGACGATGATGACCGCCGCGAACGCCGCGATCCAGATCGGCTCGGATCCCGCGATGCGGGGCCGGGTCATGAGCCTGTACCTCGTGGTGCTCTTCGGCGCCAAGCCCGTCGGCGCTCCCCTGATCGGCGGGATCGCCGAGGCGGTGGGCGGGCGCTGGGCGATCGGCGTCGGGGCGATCGCCGCCATCCTCGTGGCGATCGCAGCCGCGATCTGGACCAAGCGCAATTGGGGCGTCGAGGTCACCTACAGCCTGCGCACCCGCCCCCACGTGCTCCTCACCCACCCGGAGGAGCGGGAACTGCAGGACCAGGTGGGAGTCGATCTCGCCGCCCAGCAGGCCCGGGACCGCGCGGCGTGA
- a CDS encoding type II toxin-antitoxin system PemK/MazF family toxin yields the protein MRTISAVLLDKRRPALILTRQSALHLLTWVSVAPITSTIRGLSTEVPVGPRNGLDHDSVISCDNIMRVPRSAVGRVIGLLFDDQEPALARAISDAFDLDPA from the coding sequence ATGCGCACGATCTCCGCGGTGCTTTTGGACAAGCGGCGCCCAGCCCTGATCCTGACCCGACAATCCGCACTGCATCTGCTCACCTGGGTCTCCGTCGCGCCGATCACCAGCACGATCCGCGGCCTCTCGACCGAAGTCCCGGTCGGACCCCGCAACGGCCTCGACCACGACAGCGTCATCAGTTGCGACAACATCATGAGGGTTCCCCGCTCCGCTGTCGGCCGGGTGATCGGCCTGCTCTTCGACGATCAGGAGCCGGCACTGGCCCGCGCCATCAGCGACGCATTCGATCTCGACCCGGCCTGA
- the serC gene encoding phosphoserine transaminase, which yields MTIPAHLLPDDGRFGAGPSLVRDSQLEAVLRLNPSVVGTSHRQPPVRDLVARVRRMTAELFDAPAGYEVVLGNGGSTLFWDAATFQLIDDRAQFAHAGEFGAKFAAAGAAAPWLSEPDMVTSEPGTGVGPRAGAGIDTYAWVQNETSTGVVNPVRRVAGADAGALMLVDATSAAGGVAIDLAQTDAYYFAPQKSFASDGGLWLALLSPAALERIERLSSRWVPQSLSLAAAVKNSRLEQTLNTPAIVTLALLAEQLDWMFAGGGLPFAVERSAASAATLYGWAESSTFARPWVTSTANRSPVVGTIDFDEGIDAKSLAATLRANGIVDTEPYRKLGRNQLRIGMYPAVAPADVEALTACIDYVVERL from the coding sequence ATCACGATTCCCGCGCACCTGCTTCCCGACGACGGCCGGTTCGGAGCCGGCCCCAGCCTCGTGCGGGACTCCCAGCTCGAGGCGGTGCTGCGCCTCAACCCGAGCGTCGTGGGCACCTCCCACCGGCAGCCGCCCGTGCGGGATCTGGTCGCGCGGGTGCGCCGGATGACCGCCGAGCTCTTCGACGCACCCGCCGGCTACGAGGTGGTGCTCGGCAACGGCGGGTCGACCCTCTTCTGGGATGCCGCGACCTTCCAGCTCATCGACGACCGGGCCCAGTTCGCCCACGCGGGCGAGTTCGGCGCCAAGTTCGCCGCCGCCGGCGCCGCCGCCCCGTGGCTCTCCGAACCCGACATGGTCACGTCCGAGCCCGGGACGGGCGTGGGCCCCCGGGCGGGCGCCGGCATCGACACCTACGCGTGGGTCCAGAACGAGACCTCGACCGGAGTGGTCAACCCGGTCCGGCGGGTCGCGGGCGCCGATGCGGGCGCGCTCATGCTCGTGGACGCCACGAGCGCCGCGGGCGGGGTCGCGATCGACCTCGCCCAGACCGACGCCTACTACTTCGCGCCACAGAAGTCCTTCGCCTCCGACGGCGGCCTGTGGCTGGCGCTCCTCTCCCCGGCGGCGCTCGAGCGGATCGAGCGCCTGAGCTCGCGGTGGGTGCCGCAGAGCCTCTCGCTCGCCGCCGCCGTCAAGAACTCCCGGCTCGAACAGACCCTCAACACCCCGGCGATCGTCACGCTGGCGCTGCTGGCCGAGCAGCTCGACTGGATGTTCGCCGGCGGCGGGCTCCCCTTCGCCGTGGAGCGCAGCGCGGCGAGCGCGGCGACCCTGTACGGCTGGGCGGAGAGCTCGACGTTCGCCCGGCCCTGGGTGACCTCGACCGCGAACCGCTCACCCGTCGTCGGTACGATCGACTTCGACGAGGGGATCGACGCGAAGTCGCTCGCGGCGACCCTGCGCGCGAACGGGATCGTCGACACGGAGCCCTATCGCAAGCTGGGCCGCAACCAGCTGCGGATCGGGATGTACCCGGCCGTGGCCCCGGCGGACGTCGAGGCGCTCACCGCCTGCATCGACTACGTGGTCGAGCGGCTCTGA
- a CDS encoding metal-dependent transcriptional regulator: MSDLIDTTEMYLKTVLELGEEGIPPMRARIVERLGHSGPTVSQTVARMERDGLMVVTADRHLELTDEGRARATRVMRKHRLAERLLIDVIGLDWPHVHEEACRWEHVMSEQVERRLIRLLGNPHWDPYGNPIPGLDELGLDASPDEPVTPLSDLLAQGREAVIVLARIGEPLQVDTEVLARFAELGIGPGVGLRVGHDGHLLTLARTDDAGEGPAGVLEVPLDLAKHLFVARP, encoded by the coding sequence GTGAGTGACCTGATCGACACCACGGAGATGTATCTCAAGACCGTCCTGGAACTGGGCGAGGAGGGCATACCGCCGATGCGCGCGCGCATCGTCGAGCGGCTCGGCCATTCCGGGCCCACGGTGTCGCAGACCGTCGCGCGGATGGAGCGCGACGGTCTCATGGTCGTCACCGCCGACCGCCATCTCGAGCTCACCGACGAGGGGCGCGCCCGCGCCACCCGGGTCATGCGCAAGCACCGCCTCGCCGAACGCCTCCTGATCGACGTCATCGGACTCGACTGGCCGCACGTGCACGAGGAGGCGTGCCGATGGGAGCACGTCATGAGCGAGCAGGTCGAGCGCCGGCTCATCCGGCTGCTCGGCAATCCGCACTGGGACCCGTACGGCAACCCGATCCCCGGCCTCGACGAGCTCGGCCTCGACGCCTCGCCGGACGAGCCGGTGACCCCGCTGTCGGACCTGCTCGCCCAGGGGCGGGAGGCGGTCATCGTGCTCGCCCGGATCGGCGAACCGCTCCAGGTCGACACCGAGGTGCTCGCGCGCTTCGCCGAGCTGGGGATCGGCCCGGGGGTGGGGCTGCGGGTGGGTCACGACGGCCATCTGCTCACGCTCGCCCGCACGGACGACGCGGGCGAGGGTCCGGCCGGCGTGCTCGAGGTGCCGCTCGACCTCGCCAAGCATCTGTTCGTCGCCCGCCCGTAG
- a CDS encoding C40 family peptidase yields the protein MSQSNTGARHRAARRPITPLHTLGHVVTGPAGRRTAVAAASSGLVLTLTAGASLAAVQPNVRAAQPGTAPTAALAVPGANQIKTEPTVSVDSDTEWSFVTDEVSAEAPEPLPEPEPRVAPVSRSNNRSAAPAPAAAAPAEKAPVGSEATPSASGNAIVDIARRYVGTPYVHGGSTPSGFDCSGFTQYVFAQLGISLPRSSGAQRGAGRVVSASEARPGDLVWAPGHVGIYTGGGNHIAARQPGTPLYESVIYMSNPTFIRVTG from the coding sequence TTGTCTCAGAGCAACACTGGCGCCCGGCACCGTGCGGCGCGCCGACCCATCACGCCGCTGCACACCCTCGGCCACGTCGTCACCGGCCCCGCCGGTCGCCGGACCGCCGTCGCGGCGGCCTCCTCGGGGCTGGTGCTCACCCTCACCGCCGGCGCGAGCCTCGCCGCAGTGCAGCCGAACGTTCGCGCAGCGCAGCCGGGCACGGCCCCGACCGCCGCGCTCGCCGTCCCCGGCGCGAACCAGATCAAGACCGAGCCCACGGTGAGCGTCGACTCGGACACCGAGTGGTCCTTCGTGACCGACGAGGTCTCCGCCGAGGCGCCTGAGCCGCTGCCCGAGCCGGAGCCGCGGGTCGCCCCGGTCTCCCGCTCCAACAACCGCAGCGCAGCGCCGGCTCCCGCCGCCGCGGCCCCGGCCGAGAAGGCCCCCGTCGGCTCCGAGGCGACGCCGTCGGCCAGCGGCAACGCCATCGTCGACATCGCCCGCCGCTACGTCGGCACGCCGTACGTGCACGGCGGCTCCACGCCGTCCGGCTTCGACTGCTCCGGCTTCACCCAGTACGTCTTCGCCCAGCTCGGCATCTCGCTGCCGCGCAGCTCCGGTGCCCAGCGCGGCGCCGGGCGCGTCGTCTCCGCGAGCGAGGCCCGCCCCGGCGACCTGGTCTGGGCGCCCGGCCACGTCGGCATCTACACCGGCGGCGGCAACCACATCGCCGCGCGGCAGCCCGGCACGCCGCTGTACGAGAGCGTGATCTACATGTCGAACCCGACCTTCATCCGCGTCACCGGCTGA
- a CDS encoding universal stress protein has translation MTREQVVMVGVDGSAASLQALDWAAAFAERIGWRVHIVCAYALPTFAAASMDGGYATLDDASIRDGAQAVLDEAAARLAGSDLEVTSALETGDPAGVLVELSKKVCLTVVGTRGHSGFAERILGTVSSALPAHAHCPTVVVPHRDDAASKLPVRRIVVGVDGSDSAKVALKNAIDHAQLWDAELTAVIGLPIGTGSGLLGWLPAAVDSEQLLADCKEGLDVTVNAALEGHEGVTVRRHALDGSGAALLSEFSTAVDLVVVGTRGRGGFAGLLLGSTSQAVLHHSECPVLVVPSRTKDEDLPPLAPWNRNVQP, from the coding sequence ATGACACGCGAACAAGTAGTGATGGTGGGGGTCGACGGATCCGCCGCGAGCCTGCAGGCGCTCGACTGGGCCGCCGCCTTCGCGGAACGGATCGGCTGGCGGGTGCACATCGTGTGCGCCTATGCGCTGCCGACGTTCGCGGCCGCGAGCATGGACGGCGGCTACGCCACCCTCGACGACGCGTCGATCCGCGACGGCGCCCAGGCCGTGCTCGACGAGGCCGCGGCACGACTGGCCGGGAGTGATCTCGAGGTCACCTCCGCCCTCGAGACCGGCGACCCCGCGGGGGTGCTGGTCGAGCTGTCGAAGAAGGTGTGCCTGACCGTCGTCGGCACGCGGGGTCACTCCGGCTTCGCCGAGCGGATCCTGGGAACCGTCTCCTCCGCGCTGCCGGCCCATGCACACTGCCCGACCGTGGTCGTGCCCCACCGCGACGACGCGGCGAGCAAGCTGCCGGTCCGGCGGATCGTCGTCGGCGTCGACGGCTCGGACTCGGCCAAGGTGGCGCTGAAGAACGCGATCGACCACGCCCAGCTGTGGGACGCGGAGCTCACCGCCGTCATCGGGCTGCCGATCGGCACGGGGTCGGGCCTGCTCGGCTGGCTCCCCGCCGCGGTCGACAGCGAACAGCTCCTGGCCGACTGCAAGGAGGGCCTCGACGTCACGGTCAACGCGGCGCTCGAGGGCCACGAGGGCGTGACGGTGCGCCGACACGCCCTCGACGGGTCCGGGGCCGCGCTGCTGTCGGAGTTCTCCACGGCGGTCGACCTCGTGGTCGTGGGCACGCGCGGACGCGGCGGCTTCGCCGGCCTTCTGCTCGGGTCGACCTCACAGGCCGTGCTGCACCATTCCGAGTGCCCGGTGCTCGTCGTGCCCTCGCGCACCAAGGACGAGGATCTGCCGCCGCTCGCGCCCTGGAACCGCAACGTCCAGCCGTAG
- a CDS encoding DUF488 domain-containing protein produces the protein MTAIELVRVYDARRGNPAHASVEAALTGPEHPSVFLVDRLWPRGVAKADLPHDVWLKEAGPSTELRRWFGHDPERFAEFAERYRGELEENREQAAPLLEAAARGEVMLLFSAKDEEHNQAVVLRGWIEDRR, from the coding sequence ATGACAGCGATCGAACTGGTGCGGGTCTACGATGCCCGCCGCGGCAATCCTGCTCACGCCTCGGTCGAGGCCGCGCTCACGGGTCCAGAGCACCCGAGCGTGTTCCTCGTGGACCGGCTCTGGCCGCGAGGTGTGGCCAAGGCCGACCTGCCGCACGACGTCTGGCTCAAGGAGGCCGGTCCGAGCACGGAGTTGCGCCGATGGTTCGGGCACGACCCGGAGCGGTTCGCGGAGTTCGCGGAGCGGTACCGCGGCGAGCTCGAGGAGAACCGGGAGCAGGCCGCTCCGCTCCTCGAGGCCGCCGCACGGGGCGAGGTGATGCTGCTCTTCTCCGCCAAGGACGAGGAACACAATCAGGCCGTCGTGCTCCGTGGCTGGATCGAGGACCGCCGCTGA
- a CDS encoding ABC transporter substrate-binding protein, whose product MTKRTKTGWAVTAAALALTLAACSSSDPLAPDPSAGDDDATGSAGTETIVVGSQAYYSNEIIAEIYAQALEDAGHTVQRQFNIGQRDAYMPSLENGDIDLFPEYTGNLLQFFDPDTEARKPDDVYAALVEALPAGLTVLDAAEASDQDSYTVTSEFADTYELASIADLANVDTDLVLGGPPELAERPYGPDGLKEVYGITVDFKATGDTTVEDLLAGTVNVANVFTADPRIQTQNLVVLADPDGLFLASNVVPLVSSNLADEIADVIDPVSAALSADALIALNVASQVDAKSTPDIASTFLADHGLTG is encoded by the coding sequence ATGACGAAACGAACGAAGACCGGCTGGGCCGTCACGGCCGCGGCGCTCGCGCTCACCCTGGCGGCGTGCAGTTCCTCCGACCCGCTCGCGCCCGACCCCTCGGCGGGCGACGACGACGCGACGGGGTCGGCGGGCACGGAGACGATCGTGGTGGGCTCGCAGGCGTACTACTCGAACGAGATCATCGCCGAGATCTACGCCCAGGCGCTCGAGGACGCCGGCCACACCGTGCAGCGGCAGTTCAACATCGGCCAGCGGGACGCCTACATGCCCTCGCTCGAGAACGGCGACATCGACCTGTTCCCGGAGTACACGGGCAACCTGCTGCAGTTCTTCGATCCCGATACGGAGGCGCGCAAGCCCGACGACGTGTACGCCGCGCTCGTCGAGGCGCTGCCCGCGGGTCTCACCGTGCTCGACGCGGCCGAGGCCAGCGATCAGGACTCCTACACGGTCACCTCCGAATTCGCCGACACCTACGAGCTCGCCTCGATCGCGGACCTGGCGAACGTGGACACCGACCTCGTGCTCGGTGGACCGCCGGAGCTCGCGGAGCGCCCCTACGGCCCGGACGGGCTCAAGGAGGTCTACGGCATCACGGTCGACTTCAAGGCCACCGGCGACACGACGGTCGAGGACCTGCTCGCCGGCACCGTGAACGTGGCCAACGTGTTCACGGCGGATCCGCGCATCCAGACCCAGAACCTCGTGGTGCTCGCGGATCCGGACGGGCTGTTCCTCGCCTCGAACGTCGTGCCGCTCGTGAGCAGCAACCTGGCCGACGAGATCGCGGACGTGATCGACCCGGTCAGCGCCGCCCTGAGCGCCGATGCCCTCATCGCCCTGAACGTGGCCAGCCAGGTCGATGCGAAATCCACCCCCGACATCGCGAGCACGTTCCTCGCCGATCACGGCCTCACCGGCTGA
- a CDS encoding ABC transporter permease: protein MNLLADAWAWLFSAEPLAGGDGIWTAIGVHLAYTFAAVGLAALVAVPLGWWIGHTGRGREVAVTVSGAARAVPSFGLLVLLVLLFGVLHKPLAALISYVLLAIPSLLAGAYAGCESIDRRVIGAARAVGMTEWQILRRVEIPLGRSLLVGGIRAAVLQVIATVTIGAYVGLGGLGQYIIAGIPLRRYDMVLGGALVLALTALILDGAGALAQRAAVPRGLRTARAAGASRASGSATGAVSDGAVSDGAGTIGDPSPSDTLDHRAEASSVVHRSD, encoded by the coding sequence ATGAACCTCCTCGCCGACGCCTGGGCCTGGCTCTTCTCCGCCGAACCGCTCGCGGGCGGCGACGGCATCTGGACGGCGATCGGGGTGCACCTGGCCTACACGTTCGCCGCCGTCGGGCTCGCGGCCCTGGTCGCGGTGCCGCTCGGCTGGTGGATCGGGCACACCGGGCGCGGCCGGGAGGTGGCGGTGACCGTCTCGGGCGCGGCCCGAGCCGTGCCCTCGTTCGGCCTGCTCGTGCTGCTCGTGCTCCTGTTCGGGGTGCTGCACAAGCCGCTCGCGGCGCTCATCAGCTACGTGCTGCTGGCGATCCCCTCCCTGCTCGCCGGCGCGTACGCCGGCTGCGAGTCCATCGACCGGCGCGTCATCGGCGCGGCCCGGGCCGTGGGCATGACCGAGTGGCAGATCCTGCGCCGGGTCGAGATCCCGCTCGGGCGCTCACTGCTCGTCGGCGGGATCCGCGCCGCCGTGCTCCAGGTGATCGCCACCGTGACGATCGGTGCCTACGTCGGGCTCGGCGGCCTCGGCCAGTACATCATCGCCGGGATCCCGCTGCGCCGCTACGACATGGTGCTCGGCGGCGCGCTCGTGCTCGCGCTCACCGCCCTGATCCTGGACGGCGCGGGTGCGCTCGCGCAGCGCGCCGCCGTCCCGCGGGGCCTGCGCACCGCCCGGGCCGCCGGTGCCTCCCGTGCCTCCGGGTCCGCGACCGGCGCCGTGTCGGACGGGGCCGTGTCGGACGGGGCGGGTACCATCGGCGATCCCTCCCCCAGCGATACCCTCGACCATCGGGCGGAGGCGAGCTCCGTCGTCCACAGGTCAGATTAA